From the genome of Zalophus californianus isolate mZalCal1 chromosome 6, mZalCal1.pri.v2, whole genome shotgun sequence, one region includes:
- the SUSD6 gene encoding sushi domain-containing protein 6 isoform X2 — translation MCQTSCEYLLVCSLPPEPENGGYICHPRPCRDPLNAGSVIEYLCAEGYVLKGDYKYLTCKNGEWKPAMEISCRLNEDKDARTSLGVPTLSIVASTASSVALILLLVVLFVLLQPKLKSFHHSRRDQGISGDQVSIMVDGVQVALPSYEEAVYGSSGHCVPPADPRVQIVLSEGSGPSGRNGPREQQLQDQGACSSAGGEEAPGQSGLCEAWGPQSSETVMVHQATTSSWVAGSGNSQVAYKEAPDSENSDIQSLLSLTSEDYTDDIPLLKEA, via the exons ATGTGCCAGACATCATGCGAGTATCTTTTAG TGTGCTCCCTGCCCCCGGAGCCAGAGAATGGTGGCTACATCTGCCACCCCCGGCCTTGCAGAGACCCCCTGAACGCGGGCAGCGTCATTGAGTACCTGTGTGCCGAAGGCTACGTGTTGAAGGGCGATTACAAGTACCTGACCTGTAAGAATGGAGAGTGGAAGCCAGCCATGGAGATCAGCTGTCGTCTCAACGAGG ACAAAGATGCCCGCACGTCCCTCGGGGTCCCCACGCTGTCCATAGTGGCTTCCACTGCCAGCTCCGTGGCTCTCATTCTCCTCCTTGTAGTGCTCTTTGTGCTGCTGCAGCCGAAGCTGAAGTCGTTCCATCACAGCAG GCGCGACCAGGGGATATCTGGCGACCAGGTGTCCATCATGGTGGACGGAGTCCAGGTTGCGCTCCCGTCCTATGAGGAAGCTGTGTATGGCAGTTCTGGTCACTGTGTGCCACCTGCTGACCCCAGGGTGCAGATCGTGCTGTCAGAAGGGTCTGGGCCCAGTGGGAGGAACGGGCCAAGGGAGCAGCAGTTGCAGGACCAGGGGGCCTGTTCCTCTGCAGGTGGAGAGGAGGCCCCAGGCCAGTCTGGACTATGTGAAGCCTGGGGCCCTCAGAGCTCAGAGACAGTGATGGTGCATCAGGCAACCACCTCTTCCTGGGTGGCCGGCTCAGGGAACAGCCAAGTGGCATACAAAGAAGCCCCAGATTCGGAGAACAGTGACATACAAAGCCTTTTATCCCTCACATCGGAGGACTACACAGATG ATATCCCACTGTTGAAAGAAGCATGA